In Microbulbifer sp. GL-2, the following are encoded in one genomic region:
- the cmk gene encoding (d)CMP kinase: MSDSNRLPPVVTIDGPSGSGKGTIAKLLADRLGFTLLDSGALYRAAALAALNGAVDLADEEALTQVAKTLDVHFAVNGGQLQVLLEGREVTEDIRMERVSMAASSVAAIPGVRAALLQRQRDFRMGPGLVADGRDMGTTVFPDAPVKVFLTASAEERARRREAQLREKGVSVSLRDLLEDIRARDAQDMNRKASPLAPAEDAVELDSTGVDIEEVLRRVLSLVQGHISS, encoded by the coding sequence ATGAGCGATTCGAATAGGCTGCCGCCGGTAGTCACTATTGATGGACCGAGTGGTTCAGGCAAGGGCACCATCGCCAAGTTATTGGCGGACAGATTGGGTTTTACCTTGCTTGATTCCGGTGCCCTTTATCGGGCTGCTGCCCTGGCAGCATTGAACGGGGCAGTTGACCTGGCTGATGAGGAGGCGCTCACTCAGGTGGCAAAGACACTGGATGTTCACTTTGCTGTGAATGGTGGCCAGTTGCAGGTACTGCTTGAGGGGCGCGAGGTCACAGAGGATATTCGCATGGAGCGGGTAAGCATGGCCGCCTCATCAGTGGCTGCAATTCCCGGTGTACGTGCGGCGCTGTTGCAGCGCCAGCGGGATTTTCGCATGGGGCCAGGCCTGGTGGCTGACGGTCGTGATATGGGTACCACCGTATTCCCCGACGCCCCGGTCAAGGTGTTCCTGACCGCAAGTGCCGAGGAGCGCGCCAGAAGGCGCGAAGCGCAGTTGCGGGAGAAGGGGGTTTCTGTTAGCCTCCGCGACCTGCTGGAGGACATCCGTGCCCGAGATGCACAGGATATGAATCGAAAAGCCTCTCCCCTGGCTCCCGCTGAGGATGCGGTTGAGCTCGATAGTACCGGGGTTGATATAGAGGAAGTCCTTCGGAGAGTGCTGTCATTGGTGCAGGGGCACATTTCATCCTGA
- a CDS encoding bifunctional prephenate dehydrogenase/3-phosphoshikimate 1-carboxyvinyltransferase — translation MGQAQIGRLLVVGVGLIGGSFALALKAAGVCREVIGVALEESTCEDARKLGIVDRTSTRLEDVLPQLEPGDLVFVAVPTLAVESVFAQIKGLMPDGITVTDGASVKGSVVRAAERVWGRVPDFLVPGHPIAGSEKSGVTAARDDLYRDHRIILTPLPNTGTEHLRLVERAWHAVGAEVLKMPVEEHDEVLAATSHLPHVIAFSLVDTLAHDAENENIFRYAAGGFRDFTRIASSDPVMWRDIMLANRDAILKAIDLYSLNLSSLRGAIACGDSATLMGVFTRAKAARDHFTKMLAKQAYSDSMQAQEITFIAQPAATVTGRLRVPGDKSMSHRSIMLGSLAEGVTEVEGFLEGEDALATLQAFRDMGVVIEGPHDGRVTIHGVGLRGLKVPPGPLYLGNSGTSMRLLAGLLAGQDFDVTLTGDESLSKRPMNRVANPLREMGAKIETGPEGRPPLVIKGGGQLEGINYPLPMASAQVKSAVLLAGLYADGATSTVEPAPTRDHTERMLQGFGYSVERNGAQATLGGGGTLKACRIDVPADISSAAFFMVAAAISPGSDIVLEHVGINPTRDGVINILKAMGADIELVNVREVGGEPVADIHVRYAPLKGIRIPEDQVPLAIDEFPVLFIAAACAEGETVLTGAEELRVKESDRIQAMANGLAGLGVEAKATPDGIVIQGVREGAVFSGGTVDSLGDHRIAMAFAVASLRAKDTIRILHCANVATSFPNFAELATGAGLKLQLA, via the coding sequence ATGGGGCAGGCGCAAATTGGCCGACTGCTGGTTGTTGGGGTCGGTCTTATTGGTGGTAGTTTTGCGCTCGCACTAAAAGCCGCGGGTGTTTGTCGCGAGGTGATCGGTGTCGCTCTTGAAGAGAGCACCTGTGAGGATGCCAGGAAGTTGGGCATTGTCGATCGCACCAGTACACGCCTTGAGGATGTCCTGCCACAGTTAGAACCTGGCGACCTGGTTTTTGTTGCAGTACCCACGCTCGCGGTGGAATCTGTATTTGCACAGATTAAAGGGTTAATGCCTGATGGTATCACTGTTACTGATGGTGCCAGTGTTAAGGGCAGTGTGGTCAGGGCGGCAGAGAGGGTGTGGGGGAGAGTACCGGATTTCCTGGTGCCGGGCCACCCGATAGCGGGTTCCGAAAAGAGTGGTGTGACGGCGGCACGGGATGATCTCTACCGCGATCACCGTATTATCCTGACCCCGCTCCCGAATACCGGTACGGAGCACTTACGGTTGGTAGAGCGGGCATGGCATGCGGTGGGTGCCGAGGTGCTGAAAATGCCGGTAGAGGAGCATGACGAGGTGCTGGCTGCAACTAGCCATCTGCCGCATGTCATCGCCTTTAGCCTTGTAGATACTCTTGCCCACGATGCGGAAAATGAAAATATCTTCCGCTATGCCGCTGGTGGTTTCCGTGATTTTACCCGTATCGCTTCCAGTGACCCGGTGATGTGGCGCGATATTATGCTGGCTAACCGGGATGCCATTTTAAAGGCAATAGATCTCTACAGCCTCAACCTTTCTTCCCTGCGCGGTGCCATCGCCTGCGGCGATAGCGCAACGCTTATGGGTGTCTTTACCCGTGCCAAAGCGGCCCGGGATCACTTCACAAAAATGTTGGCGAAACAAGCGTACTCAGATTCTATGCAAGCACAGGAAATTACTTTTATCGCGCAGCCCGCGGCCACTGTCACTGGCAGGTTACGGGTGCCTGGGGATAAATCCATGTCTCACCGCTCCATTATGCTGGGCTCCCTGGCGGAGGGTGTCACAGAAGTGGAGGGTTTTCTTGAGGGGGAGGATGCGCTTGCAACCTTGCAGGCTTTCCGTGATATGGGGGTGGTTATAGAGGGGCCTCACGATGGCCGGGTAACTATTCATGGGGTCGGCTTGCGGGGCTTAAAGGTGCCGCCGGGGCCGCTGTACCTGGGGAATTCTGGTACCTCCATGCGCCTGCTGGCGGGCTTGCTCGCCGGGCAGGATTTCGATGTGACCTTGACCGGAGATGAATCCCTGTCCAAGCGCCCTATGAACAGGGTGGCTAATCCTCTGCGTGAGATGGGGGCGAAAATTGAAACCGGGCCGGAAGGGCGGCCGCCTCTGGTAATCAAAGGTGGTGGTCAGTTGGAGGGAATTAACTACCCATTGCCGATGGCCAGCGCCCAGGTGAAATCCGCAGTACTGCTTGCGGGACTCTACGCAGATGGCGCAACGTCTACTGTAGAGCCGGCGCCTACCCGCGATCATACCGAGCGTATGCTGCAAGGGTTTGGATATTCGGTGGAGCGAAATGGTGCCCAGGCAACCCTGGGGGGTGGCGGTACGCTCAAGGCCTGCCGTATTGATGTGCCGGCAGATATTTCTTCTGCTGCCTTCTTTATGGTGGCTGCGGCTATTTCTCCAGGATCGGATATTGTGCTGGAGCATGTCGGAATCAATCCGACACGTGATGGTGTGATTAATATCTTGAAGGCTATGGGGGCTGATATTGAGTTGGTGAATGTCCGCGAAGTGGGCGGCGAGCCAGTGGCAGATATCCATGTGCGTTATGCGCCACTGAAAGGTATCCGTATCCCGGAAGATCAGGTGCCCCTGGCAATAGATGAATTCCCGGTATTGTTTATTGCCGCTGCCTGTGCGGAGGGTGAGACAGTACTGACGGGGGCTGAGGAGTTGCGGGTTAAAGAAAGTGACCGCATCCAGGCAATGGCAAATGGATTGGCTGGGCTGGGGGTGGAGGCCAAGGCAACGCCTGATGGCATTGTAATTCAGGGTGTCCGGGAGGGGGCTGTATTCTCTGGTGGAACCGTTGACAGTCTCGGTGATCACCGTATTGCCATGGCATTTGCAGTGGCATCCCTGCGTGCAAAGGATACAATTCGCATCCTCCATTGCGCCAACGTGGCGACCTCCTTTCCGAATTTTGCGGAGCTGGCGACTGGTGCTGGCTTGAAGCTGCAGCTGGCCTGA
- the gyrA gene encoding DNA gyrase subunit A yields MGELAKEISPINIEEELKQSYLDYAMSVIVGRALPDVRDGLKPVHRRVLYAMSELKNDWNKPYKKSARVVGDVIGKYHPHGDSAVYDTIVRMAQPFSMRYTLVDGQGNFGSIDGDSPAAMRYTEIRMDKLAHELLSDLDKETVNFVDNYDGSEQMPEVLPSRVPNLLVNGSSGIAVGMATNIPPHNLGEVIKACLALIENPELSVDDLMEHIPGPDFPTGATINGRAGILMAYRTGRGRIYVRAKADVIRDDKTNRETIIVTEIPFQLNKARLIERIAELVKEKKIEGISELRDESDKDGLRVVIELKRGELGDVVLNNLYSQTQLESVFGINMVALVNGQPKVLNLKELLEHFVRHRQEVVTRRTVYLLRKARERGHILEGLAIAIANIDPVIELIKSSSTPADAREALLAKGWPVGNVEQFLERAGADACRPDDLPKEFGLREDGAYYLSPAQAQAILELRLHRLTGMEHDKLLAEYQERLEQIAEYLHILGSFERLMEVIREELEQLSKDFGDERRSDIVASRQDLTVEDLITPEDKVVTISHGGYAKSQPLTDYQAQRRGGMGKSATQVKDEDFVEHLLIANSHDTILCFSNKGKVYWLKVYEVPTAGRASRGRPMVNMLPLEEGERISSLMPVSEYDEDHFIFFATANGTVKKTPLTAFARPRSVGLRAIELEESDRLVATAVTDGERDVVLFTSAGKAARFSEANVRSMGRVSRGVRGIRMQEGQQVIAMVIPEEGGSVMMATENGYGKRTAISEFPTKGRGTQGVIAIAESERNGALVGACQVHPGEEMMLISDQGTLVRTRVDEVSVLGRNTQGVRVIRLKSGEKLVNLGRIEETEDDGEETGGEE; encoded by the coding sequence ATGGGCGAATTAGCCAAAGAAATCTCTCCGATTAATATCGAAGAAGAACTCAAGCAGTCTTATCTCGACTATGCCATGAGTGTGATAGTCGGGCGCGCACTGCCGGATGTACGCGATGGCCTCAAGCCGGTACACCGTCGTGTGCTCTACGCGATGAGCGAGCTTAAAAACGACTGGAACAAACCTTATAAAAAGTCAGCGCGTGTCGTTGGTGATGTAATCGGTAAATACCACCCGCATGGGGATTCCGCGGTATACGACACCATAGTGCGTATGGCCCAGCCCTTCTCTATGCGCTACACCCTGGTGGACGGCCAGGGTAACTTCGGTTCTATCGACGGGGACAGCCCGGCGGCCATGCGTTACACAGAGATTCGCATGGACAAGTTGGCCCACGAGCTGCTGTCTGACCTCGATAAAGAAACCGTTAATTTTGTCGATAACTACGATGGCTCCGAGCAGATGCCGGAGGTGTTGCCCTCACGCGTGCCGAATCTGCTGGTCAACGGCTCTTCTGGTATCGCAGTGGGGATGGCCACTAATATCCCTCCGCATAATTTAGGTGAGGTGATCAAGGCCTGCCTGGCCTTGATTGAAAACCCTGAGCTGTCCGTCGATGATCTGATGGAGCATATTCCCGGGCCGGATTTTCCCACCGGCGCAACCATCAATGGCCGCGCTGGCATCCTGATGGCATATCGCACTGGCCGCGGGCGTATCTACGTGCGTGCCAAAGCGGATGTTATTCGCGATGATAAGACTAACCGCGAGACCATCATTGTTACCGAGATCCCTTTCCAGCTGAACAAGGCGCGCCTGATTGAGCGTATTGCCGAGCTGGTAAAAGAGAAAAAGATCGAGGGTATCTCCGAGCTGCGCGACGAGTCCGATAAAGACGGTCTGCGGGTTGTGATCGAGCTGAAACGCGGCGAGCTGGGTGACGTGGTCCTCAACAACCTCTATTCCCAGACCCAGCTGGAGAGTGTGTTCGGCATCAATATGGTGGCGCTGGTCAATGGTCAGCCCAAGGTGCTGAACCTTAAAGAGCTGCTTGAGCACTTTGTGCGCCACCGCCAGGAAGTGGTTACCCGCCGTACCGTTTATCTGCTTCGCAAGGCGCGTGAGCGGGGCCATATCCTGGAAGGTTTGGCGATTGCGATTGCCAACATTGACCCGGTGATCGAGTTGATCAAATCCTCCTCCACTCCAGCGGATGCCCGAGAGGCACTTCTGGCCAAGGGGTGGCCTGTGGGGAATGTGGAGCAGTTCCTGGAGCGTGCCGGTGCTGATGCCTGCCGTCCGGATGATCTGCCGAAAGAGTTTGGTCTGCGTGAGGATGGTGCCTACTATCTGTCTCCCGCACAGGCCCAGGCAATCCTTGAATTGCGCCTGCACCGATTGACAGGCATGGAGCATGACAAGTTGCTGGCGGAATACCAGGAGCGATTGGAGCAGATTGCCGAATATCTGCATATCCTGGGTAGTTTCGAGCGCTTGATGGAGGTGATTCGCGAGGAACTGGAGCAGCTGTCAAAAGACTTTGGCGATGAACGCCGCAGCGATATTGTGGCTTCTCGTCAGGACCTGACTGTTGAAGACTTGATCACCCCGGAAGACAAGGTGGTGACCATCTCCCACGGTGGTTACGCCAAAAGTCAGCCTCTAACCGACTACCAGGCCCAGCGCCGCGGTGGTATGGGTAAGTCGGCGACCCAGGTGAAAGATGAGGACTTTGTCGAGCATCTCCTGATCGCGAATTCGCACGACACCATTTTGTGCTTCTCTAACAAGGGTAAGGTGTACTGGCTTAAGGTTTACGAAGTGCCTACTGCCGGCCGCGCCTCCCGCGGGCGCCCAATGGTCAATATGCTGCCCCTGGAAGAGGGCGAGCGCATCAGTAGTCTGATGCCGGTGTCTGAGTATGATGAGGACCACTTTATCTTCTTTGCTACGGCCAATGGCACTGTGAAGAAAACACCGCTGACTGCTTTTGCCCGCCCGCGTAGCGTCGGTTTGCGCGCGATTGAATTGGAAGAGAGCGATCGCCTGGTAGCAACTGCCGTTACTGATGGTGAGCGCGACGTAGTGCTGTTCACCAGTGCTGGTAAGGCCGCACGCTTCTCCGAAGCCAATGTTCGTTCCATGGGACGTGTGTCACGAGGTGTGCGCGGTATCCGTATGCAGGAGGGGCAGCAGGTTATTGCCATGGTAATTCCGGAAGAGGGAGGCTCCGTGATGATGGCCACTGAAAACGGTTACGGTAAACGTACCGCTATTAGTGAATTCCCCACAAAGGGACGCGGTACCCAGGGCGTGATTGCAATTGCAGAGAGCGAACGCAATGGTGCGCTGGTTGGGGCCTGTCAGGTGCATCCGGGTGAAGAGATGATGCTGATTTCTGACCAGGGCACGCTGGTGCGTACCCGTGTCGATGAGGTCTCTGTCCTTGGACGCAACACCCAGGGGGTGCGAGTGATTCGCCTCAAGAGCGGTGAAAAGCTTGTCAACCTCGGGCGTATCGAGGAGACCGAAGACGATGGTGAAGAAACTGGTGGGGAAGAGTGA
- the pheA gene encoding prephenate dehydratase gives MTEETASSDQRLLELRNRIDSIDAEIAQLISERARCALEVAVVKKATGEDALYYRPEREAQVLRRAMERNPGPLTDEEMARLFREIMSACLALEEPVKVAYLGPEGTFTQQAALKHFGNSAQSRPLAAIDEVFREVEAGAVSYGVVPVENSTEGVINHTLDNFMNSNLSICGEVELRIHHHLMISDVTRPESITRIYSHAQSLAQCRKWLDAHYPNVERVAVSSNADAAKRVKGEWNAAAIAGDMAAGLYGLKVLSEKIEDRPDNSTRFLIIGTQQVPASGDDKTSLMVSMRNEPGALHDLLEPFRRYDIDLTRVETRPSQSGNWTYVFFIDFKGHRDIGDIAAALKEIGGCASDLKVLGSYPRGVL, from the coding sequence ATGACAGAGGAAACTGCAAGTAGCGACCAGCGTCTGCTGGAGCTGCGCAATCGTATAGACAGCATCGATGCTGAAATCGCACAGCTTATTAGTGAGCGGGCTCGTTGTGCGCTGGAAGTCGCTGTGGTGAAAAAGGCGACAGGTGAGGATGCGCTGTATTATCGGCCCGAGCGGGAGGCGCAGGTGTTGCGCAGGGCTATGGAGCGTAACCCGGGCCCCTTGACCGATGAGGAAATGGCGCGACTATTCCGCGAGATTATGTCCGCCTGCCTCGCGTTAGAGGAACCGGTTAAGGTGGCATACCTTGGCCCCGAGGGTACTTTTACCCAGCAGGCCGCACTGAAGCATTTTGGCAATTCCGCCCAGAGTCGCCCACTTGCAGCTATTGATGAGGTATTCCGTGAAGTTGAGGCCGGTGCGGTGAGCTATGGCGTAGTGCCGGTGGAGAATTCTACCGAGGGCGTGATCAATCACACCCTGGATAATTTTATGAATTCCAACCTGAGTATCTGCGGTGAGGTAGAGCTGCGGATTCATCATCACCTGATGATTTCGGATGTAACCCGGCCGGAATCCATTACCCGTATTTATTCTCATGCGCAGAGCCTTGCGCAATGTCGGAAATGGCTAGATGCACACTATCCCAATGTGGAGCGGGTGGCAGTTTCCAGTAATGCCGATGCAGCGAAGCGTGTCAAAGGTGAGTGGAATGCCGCGGCTATCGCCGGCGATATGGCCGCTGGCTTGTACGGCCTGAAGGTTTTATCGGAAAAAATTGAGGATCGCCCGGATAACTCCACACGCTTCCTGATTATTGGTACCCAGCAGGTCCCTGCTAGTGGCGATGATAAGACCTCCTTGATGGTATCCATGCGTAATGAGCCGGGTGCACTGCACGACCTGCTGGAGCCTTTCCGTCGTTACGATATTGATCTCACCCGGGTAGAAACCCGGCCTTCCCAGTCCGGGAATTGGACCTACGTATTCTTTATCGATTTCAAGGGGCACCGGGATATTGGTGACATTGCCGCAGCCCTGAAGGAAATTGGGGGCTGTGCCTCTGACTTGAAGGTGCTCGGTTCCTACCCTCGCGGTGTGTTGTGA
- the ihfB gene encoding integration host factor subunit beta, translating to MTKSELIERIALRLDQLPVKDVELAVKVMLDSMSDALSQGERIEIRGFGSFSLHYRAPRTGRNPKTGDAVDLAGKYVPHFKPGKELRDRVNRSMHSEAGIGV from the coding sequence ATGACCAAATCCGAACTGATCGAAAGGATTGCGTTGAGGTTGGATCAGCTGCCAGTGAAAGATGTGGAGCTGGCGGTCAAGGTGATGTTGGACTCCATGTCTGATGCCCTATCCCAGGGGGAGCGCATTGAGATACGTGGGTTTGGCAGCTTTTCGTTGCACTACCGTGCACCGCGCACAGGGCGGAACCCGAAAACGGGGGATGCGGTGGATCTGGCCGGTAAATACGTCCCTCACTTTAAGCCCGGCAAAGAACTGCGCGACAGAGTCAACCGCAGTATGCACTCTGAGGCAGGGATCGGGGTATGA
- the rpsA gene encoding 30S ribosomal protein S1, which yields MSESFADLFEESLKSVEMAPGAIVTGVVIDVDKDWVTVHAGLKSEGVIPAAQFANDRGEVELQVGDEVQVALEAVEDGFGETRLSREKAKRAEAWKILDAAHAADEVVKGVISGKVKGGFTVDVANIRAFLPGSLVDVRPVRDTAHLEGKELEFKVIKLDAKRNNVVVSRRAVMEAATSEEREALLASLQEGMSIKGIVKNLTDYGAFVDLGGIDGLLHITDMAWKRIKHPSEIVNVGDEIEVKVLKFDRERSRVSLGLKQLGEDPWVSIKQRYPENSRVKAVVTNLTDYGCFAELEEGVEGLVHVSEMDWTNKNIHPSKVVQVGDEVEVMILDIDEERRRISLGIKQCQENPWDAFARKFAKGDKISGKIKSITDFGIFIGLDGSIDGLVHLSDISWNEAGEEAVRKFKKGDEIETVILGIDSERERISLGVKQLESDPFSDYVATSDRGSIVIGTVKEVDAKQAVLTLAGEVEGVLRASEISRDKVEDARNVLKEGEEIEAKITSVDRKNRVISLSIKAKDQDDEKQAIKDHSKKQTDQVQPATIGDLIKAQMNNKD from the coding sequence ATGAGCGAGAGCTTTGCTGATCTATTTGAAGAGAGCCTGAAAAGCGTCGAGATGGCACCGGGCGCTATTGTCACTGGTGTTGTAATTGACGTAGACAAAGACTGGGTAACCGTTCACGCGGGCCTGAAGTCTGAAGGCGTTATCCCTGCTGCACAGTTCGCCAACGACAGGGGCGAAGTTGAGTTGCAGGTGGGCGACGAAGTACAGGTTGCCCTGGAAGCTGTTGAAGACGGTTTCGGTGAAACCCGTCTGTCCCGCGAAAAAGCCAAGCGTGCTGAAGCCTGGAAGATCCTCGACGCAGCTCACGCAGCTGACGAAGTGGTTAAAGGTGTTATCAGTGGCAAGGTCAAGGGTGGCTTTACTGTCGATGTTGCCAATATCCGTGCATTCCTGCCCGGCTCTCTGGTTGATGTCCGTCCGGTTCGCGACACCGCGCACCTGGAAGGTAAAGAGCTCGAATTCAAGGTCATCAAGCTCGATGCCAAGCGCAACAACGTTGTTGTATCCCGCCGTGCAGTAATGGAAGCCGCGACTTCCGAAGAGCGTGAAGCACTGCTGGCCAGCCTGCAGGAAGGCATGTCTATTAAGGGTATCGTGAAGAACCTGACCGACTACGGTGCTTTCGTAGACCTCGGTGGTATCGATGGCCTGCTGCATATTACCGATATGGCTTGGAAGCGCATCAAGCATCCGAGCGAGATCGTAAATGTTGGCGACGAAATCGAAGTAAAAGTACTGAAGTTCGATCGCGAGCGCAGCCGCGTTTCCCTGGGTCTGAAGCAGTTGGGCGAAGATCCCTGGGTATCCATCAAGCAGCGTTACCCGGAAAACAGCCGCGTAAAAGCAGTTGTTACCAACCTGACCGACTACGGCTGCTTCGCCGAGCTGGAAGAGGGTGTGGAAGGTCTGGTACACGTTTCCGAAATGGATTGGACCAACAAGAACATCCACCCGTCCAAAGTTGTCCAGGTGGGTGACGAGGTAGAGGTGATGATCCTGGATATCGACGAAGAGCGTCGTCGTATCTCCTTGGGTATCAAGCAGTGCCAGGAAAATCCGTGGGATGCCTTCGCGCGTAAATTTGCCAAGGGCGATAAGATCTCCGGTAAGATCAAGTCCATCACTGACTTCGGTATCTTTATCGGTCTCGACGGCAGTATCGATGGCCTGGTACACCTGTCCGACATCTCCTGGAACGAAGCTGGCGAAGAAGCTGTTCGCAAGTTCAAGAAAGGCGACGAAATCGAGACTGTTATCCTGGGTATCGACTCCGAGCGCGAGCGTATCTCCCTGGGTGTCAAGCAGCTGGAGTCCGATCCGTTCTCCGACTACGTTGCTACCAGCGACCGCGGCAGTATCGTAATTGGTACCGTTAAGGAAGTTGATGCCAAGCAGGCTGTACTGACCCTGGCAGGCGAAGTGGAAGGTGTGTTGCGCGCTTCTGAAATCAGCCGTGACAAGGTTGAAGATGCTCGTAATGTCCTGAAAGAAGGCGAAGAAATAGAAGCTAAGATCACCAGCGTGGATCGCAAGAACCGCGTGATCAGCTTGTCTATCAAGGCCAAAGATCAGGATGACGAAAAGCAAGCCATCAAGGATCACAGCAAGAAGCAGACTGACCAGGTTCAGCCCGCTACTATTGGTGACCTGATCAAGGCACAAATGAACAACAAAGACTAA
- the serC gene encoding 3-phosphoserine/phosphohydroxythreonine transaminase, translated as MRKFNFCAGPAALPEPVLQQAQRELLDWSGLGCSVMEVSHRSPEFVQVAERAEQDLRDLLNVPGNYKVLFLQGGATGQFSAVPWNLLGAGSKKADFIHSGQWAAKAIREARRYGEVNVIASSEDRNFSYAPSADSWQQSRDVAYLHYTPNETIGGVEFDYVPEVDCPLVADMSSNILSQPIPVEKFGVIYAGAQKNIGPSGIAVALVRDDLLDRALENIPRSLSWKVAANAGSMDNTPPTFAWYLSGLVFQWLKAQGGVEAMAIQADLKSKMLYEFLDNSAFYSSPVEVGSRSRMNVPFVLADAGLDKLFLEESEEAGLLSLKGHRSVGGMRASLYNAVPLEAVESLVAFMADFEARRG; from the coding sequence ATGAGGAAGTTTAATTTCTGTGCCGGCCCTGCCGCGTTGCCGGAGCCGGTACTGCAGCAGGCGCAACGGGAACTGCTCGATTGGAGTGGTCTCGGCTGCTCGGTAATGGAAGTCAGTCACCGTTCGCCGGAGTTTGTGCAGGTGGCAGAGCGGGCTGAACAGGATTTGCGCGACCTGCTCAATGTGCCTGGAAATTATAAGGTGCTTTTTCTGCAGGGTGGCGCTACAGGGCAATTCAGTGCGGTGCCCTGGAACCTTTTAGGTGCGGGATCGAAGAAAGCAGACTTTATTCACTCCGGACAGTGGGCGGCCAAGGCAATTCGGGAAGCCCGGCGCTATGGTGAAGTGAATGTGATCGCTTCCAGCGAAGATCGCAATTTCAGTTATGCGCCTTCAGCAGATAGCTGGCAGCAGAGCCGTGATGTGGCCTACCTGCACTATACCCCCAATGAAACTATTGGCGGGGTGGAGTTTGATTATGTGCCTGAGGTGGACTGTCCTTTAGTGGCCGATATGTCCTCCAATATTTTGTCGCAGCCGATTCCGGTGGAAAAATTTGGAGTGATCTACGCTGGTGCCCAGAAAAATATTGGCCCATCGGGAATCGCTGTGGCCCTGGTTCGGGACGATCTGCTTGATCGCGCACTGGAAAATATTCCGCGTAGCCTGAGCTGGAAGGTGGCGGCGAATGCCGGTTCTATGGATAACACGCCACCCACTTTTGCCTGGTACTTATCCGGTCTGGTTTTCCAGTGGCTTAAAGCCCAGGGTGGCGTTGAAGCGATGGCGATTCAGGCCGACCTTAAATCCAAGATGCTCTATGAGTTCCTGGATAACAGTGCTTTCTACTCCAGTCCGGTGGAGGTGGGTAGTCGTTCGCGCATGAATGTGCCCTTCGTGCTGGCTGACGCCGGTCTCGACAAGCTGTTCCTGGAAGAGTCTGAGGAGGCTGGGCTGTTGAGTTTGAAAGGGCACCGTTCCGTCGGCGGCATGCGTGCATCGCTGTATAACGCAGTTCCATTGGAGGCGGTGGAATCCTTGGTGGCATTTATGGCGGATTTTGAGGCTCGCCGGGGTTAG